One Eubacteriales bacterium mix99 genomic window carries:
- the sigF gene encoding RNA polymerase sporulation sigma factor SigF yields MSDFQDGERRLLTHEETLALIEQAQNGDENAKDILVRRNIALVKSLVKKFLNRGYEYEDLFQLGSIGLIKAIQNYDPKYNVQFSTYAVPMIVGEIKRFLRDDGMIKVSRSLKELVSRAVSAREQLKAKWNRDPSIQEIADAVGTTSEDIVYAMEAVQTPASIYDVIYEDDDNPILLIDKMSENSNQAEDTLEHITLKDLLSRLDERERTIITLRYFRDKTQSEIAEQLGISQVQVSRIEKKVLLKMREMM; encoded by the coding sequence ATGTCAGATTTTCAGGACGGGGAGCGGCGTCTTCTTACTCATGAAGAAACCCTTGCCCTGATCGAACAGGCACAGAATGGCGATGAGAATGCGAAGGATATTCTGGTCCGCAGGAACATCGCCCTTGTCAAGAGCCTGGTGAAAAAATTCCTGAACCGGGGCTATGAGTATGAAGATCTGTTTCAGCTTGGGTCCATCGGCCTGATCAAGGCAATTCAAAACTACGATCCGAAATACAACGTACAGTTTTCCACCTATGCCGTTCCCATGATTGTGGGGGAAATCAAGCGGTTTTTGAGAGACGATGGAATGATCAAGGTAAGCCGTTCCCTCAAGGAGCTTGTGAGCAGGGCGGTATCCGCCAGGGAACAGCTGAAGGCCAAATGGAACAGGGATCCCAGCATCCAGGAGATCGCAGATGCCGTGGGCACGACCTCCGAGGATATCGTCTATGCAATGGAAGCGGTGCAGACTCCGGCCTCCATTTACGACGTTATATATGAGGACGATGACAATCCCATTCTGCTGATTGATAAAATGTCGGAGAACAGCAACCAGGCGGAGGATACCCTGGAGCACATTACATTGAAGGATCTTCTTTCCAGACTGGATGAAAGGGAAAGAACCATTATCACCCTCCGGTATTTTCGTGATAAAACCCAGAGCGAAATTGCGGAGCAATTGGGAATTTCGCAGGTTCAGGTCTCGCGCATTGAAAAAAAAGTTCTGTTGAAAATGAGAGAGATGATGTAG
- the spoIIAB gene encoding anti-sigma F factor: MNSRNEMKMEFLSRSQNESFARVAVAAFASQLDPTLEEIADIKTAVSEAVTNAIIHGYDSPNEWVRVITQIDDHSVTIEVIDHGRGIEDVELARQPLYTSKPELERSGMGFTVMETFMDEVEVSSAPGQGTRVRMVKRIRSDAAEMGKDG; the protein is encoded by the coding sequence ATGAATAGCAGAAACGAGATGAAAATGGAGTTTTTAAGCAGATCCCAGAATGAATCCTTTGCCAGAGTGGCGGTGGCTGCCTTTGCATCCCAGCTGGACCCGACTCTGGAGGAGATCGCCGATATCAAGACTGCGGTGTCGGAAGCCGTTACCAACGCTATCATACATGGATACGACAGTCCAAATGAATGGGTCCGGGTCATTACACAGATCGATGATCATTCTGTGACGATTGAAGTCATCGACCATGGCCGGGGGATTGAGGATGTGGAGTTGGCCAGGCAGCCCCTGTATACCTCAAAACCGGAGCTGGAACGATCCGGTATGGGATTTACCGTAATGGAGACTTTTATGGATGAGGTGGAGGTGAGCTCTGCTCCTGGTCAGGGTACCAGGGTCCGAATGGTGAAACGGATCCGGAGCGATGCGGCTGAAATGGGGAAAGACGGATGA
- the spoIIAA gene encoding anti-sigma F factor antagonist: MNDFKYMISGDWAKEAGTLLMNNRRKKDILIVKLEGELDHHHADDIRNALDKQLDDTSIRNLILDLSNLYFMDSSGIGVFIGRYKTIRERNGQVCITNINAQLERMLEVSGLYRILKVYDTVQDAIKGIRGKTQ, translated from the coding sequence ATGAATGATTTCAAATATATGATTTCAGGGGACTGGGCAAAGGAGGCAGGGACCTTGCTGATGAACAACAGGAGGAAAAAGGATATTTTGATTGTAAAGCTGGAGGGAGAGCTGGATCATCACCACGCAGATGACATCCGGAATGCCCTGGACAAGCAGCTGGATGATACTTCCATTCGAAATCTGATTCTGGATCTCAGTAATCTGTATTTTATGGACAGTTCCGGCATTGGTGTTTTTATCGGAAGGTATAAAACCATACGGGAACGGAATGGGCAGGTCTGCATCACCAACATCAATGCGCAGCTGGAGAGAATGCTGGAGGTTTCCGGACTCTATCGGATATTGAAGGTGTATGATACCGTTCAGGACGCGATAAAAGGCATAAGGGGGAAAACGCAATGA
- a CDS encoding AAA family ATPase: MKRKKKIIIILVVLILSASVLTVLLQRRMPEPEKITYNAFRKAVQEEKVKKVYLTDEDWIKGVFKDGKPFLTDNPRREDLKEILLRENIAVDEKAGQIRGSQIIGAVLMMSLFGFLIFTVQRNASKQIQGKPGKSPMNSIQPEKSTVHFDSVAGNEEAKESIQDLVDFIQNPEKYTKYGARLPRGVIFYGSPGTGKTLMAKAVAGEAGVPFFAVSGSDFVQVYVGVGASRIRELFKKARSYGKGVIFIDEIDALGKKRESTDGSGNEERDQTLNALLSEMSGFHDNEGIVVIAATNRLDTLDEALLRPGRFDRHIEIQLPDIRSRLKILKLHAENKPMDKSVNLGKVAQQTVYFSGAKLENLLNEAAILAAKRGGGCIAAEDMDKAFYTVIAGAEKKDRSAIAERDRKVTAYHEAGHALVTRLMVPENRVSRITIIPSTKGAGGFSMNIPPDRMYYRKKDMENSIRIGLAGRAAEELIFGEENVTTGASNDLEKATETILNMVRRFGMNPKSGLLNYDVLYRNGMQQVQDEILQECKNTMDQFYREVQALLQENRRILAAIAENLLARETLEERDLDAILQAYGKAG, translated from the coding sequence TTGAAAAGAAAGAAGAAAATTATTATCATACTGGTAGTTCTGATTCTGTCTGCTTCTGTTTTGACGGTTCTCCTGCAGCGAAGGATGCCGGAACCGGAGAAAATCACATATAATGCATTCCGGAAGGCTGTTCAGGAGGAAAAAGTAAAAAAGGTCTATCTTACGGACGAGGATTGGATCAAGGGAGTCTTCAAAGACGGAAAGCCGTTTCTCACGGACAATCCACGCAGGGAGGACCTGAAGGAGATTCTGCTGAGGGAAAACATAGCTGTGGACGAGAAGGCAGGCCAGATCCGAGGCTCGCAGATCATTGGTGCGGTGCTTATGATGAGTCTCTTTGGATTTTTGATCTTTACGGTTCAGCGGAATGCCTCAAAACAAATACAGGGCAAGCCGGGGAAATCTCCGATGAATTCCATACAGCCGGAAAAATCTACGGTTCATTTTGACAGTGTTGCCGGCAATGAGGAAGCAAAGGAGAGTATTCAGGATCTGGTGGATTTCATTCAGAATCCGGAAAAATATACGAAATATGGTGCCCGTCTGCCCCGGGGCGTTATCTTTTACGGCTCGCCGGGAACAGGAAAGACCCTGATGGCCAAAGCGGTGGCAGGGGAAGCGGGAGTGCCTTTCTTTGCCGTGTCCGGTTCGGATTTTGTCCAGGTTTATGTTGGGGTTGGTGCAAGTCGGATCCGGGAACTGTTTAAAAAAGCAAGAAGTTATGGAAAAGGCGTTATCTTTATCGATGAAATTGACGCTCTTGGAAAAAAGAGGGAGAGTACGGACGGCAGCGGGAATGAGGAGAGGGATCAGACGCTGAATGCCCTGCTGTCCGAGATGTCCGGTTTCCATGACAACGAAGGAATTGTTGTCATTGCGGCCACCAATCGTCTGGATACACTGGACGAAGCCCTGCTGCGGCCCGGCCGGTTTGACAGGCATATTGAAATTCAGCTCCCGGATATCCGCAGCAGGCTGAAAATACTGAAGCTTCATGCGGAAAACAAGCCCATGGACAAAAGTGTGAATCTGGGAAAAGTTGCTCAGCAGACGGTATATTTCAGCGGAGCCAAGCTGGAAAACCTGCTCAATGAAGCGGCCATCCTTGCAGCAAAGCGTGGCGGCGGCTGTATCGCAGCGGAAGACATGGACAAGGCATTCTATACAGTCATTGCCGGTGCGGAAAAAAAGGACCGGAGCGCCATTGCCGAACGGGACAGAAAAGTCACAGCCTATCATGAAGCAGGACATGCATTGGTTACCAGGCTGATGGTTCCGGAAAACCGGGTTTCCCGGATCACGATTATTCCCAGTACAAAGGGGGCTGGAGGCTTCAGCATGAACATTCCGCCGGATCGCATGTACTATCGGAAAAAGGATATGGAGAACAGCATCCGGATCGGTTTGGCCGGCAGAGCTGCGGAAGAGCTCATATTTGGCGAAGAAAATGTTACCACCGGGGCGTCCAATGACCTGGAGAAGGCTACGGAAACCATTCTCAATATGGTAAGGCGTTTTGGCATGAATCCAAAATCAGGCCTGCTGAATTACGATGTCCTTTACCGAAACGGGATGCAACAGGTGCAGGACGAGATATTGCAGGAATGTAAGAATACCATGGATCAATTTTATCGGGAAGTCCAGGCGCTTCTTCAGGAAAATCGAAGAATCCTGGCAGCTATCGCAGAGAATCTGCTGGCCCGGGAAACGCTGGAGGAAAGGGATCTGGATGCTATCCTTCAGGCATATGGAAAAGCGGGATGA
- a CDS encoding PBP1A family penicillin-binding protein, producing the protein MSESPESRKARREKNSKAKKSTWPRWKKILTAIGILCLAVLLAGTIYLASILGSLRDFDPKALENYEQTSLVYDNQDKPISNIHGIENRIYVPLNEIPKDVQNAFIAVEDVRFRTHPGFDVRRMFGSLLQNIKARGIVAGGGTITQQVVRNTVLTQEKTIDRKVKEIFLAWQLEQQYSKDQILEMYLNVVYFAKGAYGIESAARTYFSKSASELTVAEGAMLAGLIKNPNRNSPFINMERSQQRKDLALDLMIKNHYLSPEEGTAAKKEKIQFAEDKKPAYIHGYFMDMVVEEAAKCLGVKQEKLYTGGYRIYTTMDSELQTYAEQLYTRDELFPKSPVSGKRSESALVVMDTATGELRTVLGGKSYPEGQTHVLNRANAKRQPGSAIKPLVVYTPAIESNQYTPVTFIEDAPITIGNYSPKNSGGTFHGMVTLRTALAKSINIPAVKVLNDVGIENGIETAEKMGIPFTESDHYNLAIALGGMEKGVSPMELASAYTTFGDRGSYKSSTTIRRIDDSLGRTLYEYRPKKEQAISEETAFLISNLLQSAADTGGTASRLKGRNLAAKTGTVQLPKNTAVKGSNDAWIAAYNPEYTVAVWMGFDKRTKEDYLPSGTSGGNYPTEISKYIFDHLYQGKEFPDFQQPVGVIDVRLDKKALLEQHRVLLASDMTPDEYVMKEYFRKDTAPTEQSDYWTTPIPPSDFNAVCNDKGLPVVSFTPQNTYAAYNIMRMEGEDGEAVLMQQVRTGAMDPVEWTDTQAEPGKSYGYYIVPVHPDMKSKGEPVQGEKTKTIYVQVPEASEKNGIWDKLPDWLHPGDRTDNPNGPDQDNNEGKPENSAAPDDEVTPSPTPEESGSPDDNDDGEETGAPSGDDNPEKGPGSDATPTPGP; encoded by the coding sequence ATGTCCGAATCTCCTGAAAGCAGAAAAGCAAGAAGGGAAAAAAACAGCAAAGCAAAAAAATCCACGTGGCCACGGTGGAAAAAAATATTAACAGCTATTGGAATTCTTTGTCTGGCAGTCCTGCTTGCCGGAACCATTTACCTGGCTTCCATTCTGGGATCCCTTCGGGATTTCGATCCAAAGGCACTGGAAAACTATGAGCAGACCTCTCTGGTATACGATAATCAGGACAAACCGATATCCAACATCCATGGCATTGAGAACCGGATCTACGTACCCCTGAATGAAATACCAAAGGATGTACAGAATGCATTCATTGCCGTGGAGGATGTCCGTTTCCGGACCCATCCGGGCTTTGATGTCCGGAGAATGTTCGGCTCCCTGCTCCAGAATATCAAGGCACGTGGCATTGTGGCAGGCGGCGGCACCATTACACAGCAGGTCGTGCGCAATACAGTGCTGACCCAGGAAAAAACCATCGATCGCAAGGTAAAGGAAATCTTTTTGGCCTGGCAGCTGGAGCAGCAGTATTCAAAGGATCAGATACTGGAAATGTATCTGAATGTCGTTTATTTTGCAAAGGGAGCCTATGGCATCGAATCTGCCGCCAGGACCTATTTCAGCAAATCCGCCAGTGAGCTGACGGTCGCAGAGGGCGCCATGCTGGCTGGGCTCATCAAAAATCCCAACCGGAATTCTCCCTTTATCAATATGGAACGGTCCCAGCAGCGGAAGGACCTGGCGCTTGATCTGATGATAAAAAACCATTATCTGTCTCCGGAAGAGGGGACAGCTGCAAAAAAGGAAAAGATTCAATTTGCCGAAGACAAAAAGCCAGCCTATATTCACGGATATTTTATGGATATGGTGGTGGAGGAAGCGGCAAAGTGTCTTGGCGTGAAGCAGGAAAAGCTGTATACCGGTGGATACCGGATCTACACTACAATGGACAGCGAACTGCAGACCTATGCCGAACAGCTGTATACCAGGGATGAGTTATTCCCCAAAAGTCCCGTTTCCGGGAAAAGAAGTGAATCCGCCCTGGTCGTCATGGATACGGCAACCGGCGAACTGCGCACCGTCCTGGGAGGAAAAAGCTATCCGGAGGGACAGACCCATGTGCTGAATCGGGCCAATGCCAAACGGCAGCCGGGCTCCGCCATTAAACCATTGGTCGTGTACACGCCTGCCATAGAAAGCAATCAATATACCCCCGTTACTTTCATCGAAGATGCCCCCATTACCATTGGAAATTATTCCCCCAAAAACAGCGGCGGAACCTTCCACGGCATGGTTACCCTGAGGACGGCATTGGCAAAATCCATCAATATCCCCGCTGTCAAGGTGCTGAATGATGTGGGCATTGAGAACGGGATTGAAACGGCAGAAAAGATGGGGATCCCGTTCACGGAAAGCGATCATTACAATCTTGCCATAGCACTGGGCGGGATGGAGAAAGGGGTCAGTCCGATGGAACTGGCCAGTGCATACACCACCTTTGGTGATCGGGGAAGCTATAAGAGCAGCACCACGATTCGCCGGATCGATGATTCGCTTGGCCGGACGCTATACGAATACCGACCCAAAAAAGAACAGGCCATATCAGAGGAAACGGCCTTTCTGATCAGCAATCTGCTCCAGTCCGCTGCGGATACAGGCGGCACTGCGTCACGTCTGAAGGGTCGGAATCTCGCAGCAAAGACCGGTACGGTCCAGCTGCCCAAAAATACAGCGGTAAAAGGAAGCAACGATGCCTGGATTGCTGCCTATAATCCGGAATATACCGTTGCCGTATGGATGGGATTTGATAAAAGAACAAAGGAAGATTATCTTCCTTCCGGTACGTCCGGCGGAAATTATCCTACAGAGATCTCAAAATATATATTCGACCATCTTTATCAGGGAAAGGAATTTCCCGATTTTCAACAGCCTGTTGGAGTCATTGATGTGCGGCTGGATAAAAAGGCCCTGCTGGAACAGCACAGGGTTCTGCTGGCTTCGGATATGACGCCTGATGAATATGTGATGAAAGAATATTTCAGGAAAGACACGGCTCCCACCGAACAATCGGATTATTGGACCACACCCATTCCCCCGTCCGATTTCAATGCAGTATGCAATGACAAGGGATTGCCCGTTGTTTCCTTTACTCCGCAGAACACCTACGCTGCTTACAATATCATGAGAATGGAAGGAGAGGACGGAGAAGCCGTCCTGATGCAGCAGGTACGCACCGGCGCAATGGATCCTGTGGAATGGACGGATACGCAGGCGGAACCCGGCAAAAGCTATGGCTACTATATCGTACCGGTTCATCCCGATATGAAGTCAAAAGGCGAACCGGTTCAGGGAGAAAAGACCAAAACCATATATGTTCAGGTACCGGAAGCCTCTGAGAAAAATGGCATCTGGGACAAACTGCCGGATTGGCTCCACCCGGGTGACAGGACAGACAATCCAAACGGCCCGGATCAGGATAATAATGAAGGAAAGCCGGAAAATTCGGCTGCACCGGATGACGAAGTCACTCCGTCTCCCACTCCGGAAGAGTCCGGAAGTCCCGATGACAATGATGACGGAGAGGAAACGGGTGCTCCGTCAGGGGATGATAACCCGGAAAAAGGCCCGGGTTCGGATGCCACACCGACACCGGGTCCGTAA
- a CDS encoding tetratricopeptide repeat protein — protein sequence MGLIGNFYGFRGYYNHSRGKTEEALKWYQKAEEHSVTSANYQMAYGVLLLRTGQFEKAEKLFNKLLVFFPGKPKIKTNAKLNLALTHWKQGQLDLALESMTELHHQLKNSQTYGSLGYLLIEAGDYEKALKFNQEALEYDDEDPVVLDNLGQTYYRMGNTEKAFEYFKKAQEEKEDQAVTLYHLGILYEKRGQTEEAKAVLDQALTCRISALSTVTREEIEEERKKLD from the coding sequence ATGGGGCTAATTGGAAATTTTTATGGTTTTCGGGGATATTATAATCATTCCAGAGGGAAGACGGAAGAGGCTTTGAAATGGTATCAAAAAGCGGAGGAGCACAGTGTCACCAGCGCCAATTATCAAATGGCTTATGGAGTTTTGCTGCTTCGGACCGGACAATTTGAGAAAGCGGAGAAACTCTTCAACAAGCTGCTTGTATTTTTCCCCGGGAAGCCGAAAATAAAGACCAATGCAAAGCTCAATCTGGCTCTTACCCACTGGAAGCAGGGACAGCTGGATCTGGCATTGGAGTCCATGACGGAGCTTCACCATCAGTTGAAAAATTCACAGACCTATGGATCCCTGGGATATCTGCTGATTGAGGCCGGAGACTATGAAAAAGCCCTGAAGTTCAACCAGGAAGCTCTTGAATACGATGATGAGGATCCCGTGGTCCTGGATAATCTGGGACAAACCTATTACCGAATGGGAAATACGGAGAAAGCCTTTGAGTATTTTAAAAAGGCTCAGGAAGAAAAAGAGGACCAGGCAGTGACACTCTACCACCTGGGAATTCTCTATGAAAAACGGGGTCAGACCGAAGAAGCGAAAGCAGTTCTGGATCAGGCACTTACCTGCAGAATATCCGCTCTCAGTACGGTTACCCGGGAAGAAATCGAAGAGGAGCGGAAAAAGCTGGACTAA
- a CDS encoding ribonuclease H-like domain-containing protein has protein sequence MIANLKSKLRAMKSGSHPGKPETARDTGTTVRSAGMESMSNLGRSGNPGRECSPSPGICPDRGSLGGTVVSGPDGEFVRKRTIYGYEENYGRIPLFDLRNAVFTDSFWWTRLDRDLCPKDIVFLDTETTGLAGGTGTVAFLVGLGYVEEDGLVVDQYLMRDFDEEVPMLQAVADQLRHHSVLVTFNGKSFDWPLLEGRLILSGIPPIHCEDAHLDLLPVARRLWAARLPDCSLSTLEEKILFHHRTEDIPGSMIPNIYLDFLKSRTPGKMRQVLQHNEWDIAAMAALLVHFATLYHDPEINRDACELLGIGKELERAHRIRQAAVCYQKCIDLAPHSFVLNAKKRLAYLTKRYRGPQEAMELWADLAGKEGSSLCFPLIEMAKFLEHREKDFPGALECTEKAILLVNRFSDSDIGPKRLQTELLHRRQRLMKKMRRRMEQWG, from the coding sequence ATGATAGCCAACCTGAAGAGCAAGCTGAGGGCCATGAAGTCCGGTTCCCATCCCGGTAAGCCGGAAACCGCCCGGGATACAGGAACAACCGTCCGGAGTGCAGGAATGGAAAGCATGTCAAATTTGGGACGAAGCGGGAATCCAGGCAGGGAATGCAGTCCGAGCCCGGGGATCTGTCCGGACAGAGGCAGCCTTGGAGGGACTGTTGTTTCGGGACCGGATGGGGAGTTTGTACGAAAACGGACGATATATGGATATGAGGAGAACTATGGAAGGATTCCTCTTTTCGATCTCCGGAATGCCGTCTTTACGGACAGTTTCTGGTGGACCCGTCTGGATCGGGACTTGTGCCCGAAGGATATTGTCTTTCTGGATACAGAGACAACAGGACTGGCCGGAGGGACCGGGACCGTGGCATTTTTGGTGGGACTGGGGTATGTGGAGGAAGACGGTCTGGTGGTGGATCAATATCTGATGCGGGACTTTGATGAAGAAGTTCCCATGCTTCAGGCTGTGGCGGATCAATTACGACACCATTCAGTCCTTGTTACTTTCAATGGAAAATCCTTTGACTGGCCTTTGCTGGAGGGCCGGCTGATTCTTTCCGGAATTCCGCCGATTCATTGTGAGGATGCCCATTTGGATCTGCTTCCTGTTGCCAGGCGTTTATGGGCTGCCCGCCTTCCGGACTGCTCTTTGTCCACATTGGAGGAAAAGATTTTATTCCATCACCGAACAGAGGATATTCCCGGTTCCATGATCCCCAATATCTACCTTGATTTTCTGAAATCGCGCACACCGGGGAAAATGCGGCAGGTCCTTCAACATAATGAATGGGATATTGCAGCGATGGCTGCCTTGCTGGTGCATTTCGCCACGTTATACCATGATCCGGAGATCAACCGGGATGCCTGTGAGCTGCTGGGTATCGGCAAGGAACTGGAAAGGGCGCATCGCATCCGGCAGGCTGCAGTCTGCTATCAGAAATGTATTGATCTGGCACCGCATTCCTTCGTGTTGAATGCCAAAAAACGGCTTGCCTATTTGACGAAGCGGTACAGGGGACCTCAGGAGGCTATGGAGCTTTGGGCGGATCTTGCAGGGAAGGAGGGAAGCTCCCTGTGTTTTCCGCTTATTGAGATGGCAAAGTTTCTGGAACACCGGGAGAAGGACTTCCCGGGGGCCCTGGAATGCACGGAAAAAGCCATACTGCTGGTGAACCGGTTTTCTGATTCCGATATTGGCCCGAAACGGCTTCAGACAGAACTGCTTCACCGCAGACAACGTTTGATGAAAAAAATGAGAAGGAGAATGGAGCAATGGGGCTAA
- a CDS encoding DEAD/DEAH box helicase, with the protein MNIDQLVDQIRHNPAVMKNVTGWKEIPPREATYGPFPRGLQPELLDVLKKRDIHQLYSHQSRAIDLVLQGKNVVVVTPTASGKTLCYNLPVVNEILRNDDTRALYLFPTKALSQDQVSELHGMLDMLDHPIKTYTYDGDTPVGARKAIRQAGHIVVTNPDMLHTGIMPHHTKWVKLFENLKYVVIDEIHSYRGVFGSHMANVLRRLNRICHFYGSHPQYICCSATIANPKELTERIIGQEAELVEENGAPSGRKHLIFYNPPVVNRQLGIRRSSLLETRNLAADFLKNGIQTIIFTRSRLSVEVLVTYLKKLVRDKPGSSSRIRGYRSGYLAKERREIEQGLRAGRILGVVSTNALELGIDIGKLQVCIMCGYPGTIASSWQQAGRAGRRSDTSVALMVASGNPLDQYIIRHPEFFLDSSPEHALINPDNLYILMSHIKCAAFELPFEDGETFGTDTLDPILAYLEEEKVLHHVGGRWHWVADQFPANAVSLRSAADENFVIIDISKPKRRVIGEMDRFSAPQLLHEEAIYLHEGTQYQVEELDFEEKKAYVRKVDVDYYTDANLAVTLKVLDVFQSEEDGKTGRSYGDVMVTSLVTMFKKIKFDTHENLGWGPVRLPELELQTTAYWATWNEIPAGIKSQDDLQNALMGIANVLGQIAPLYLMCDPGDIHVIYHVKSPFTKKPTIYIYDSCPGGIGFSKRLYEMHLELFRKAYEFLSGCGCENGCPACIGPAAEVTTDDKALALTILGGILDDSQPEEQAEGHEVRFPSR; encoded by the coding sequence ATGAATATCGATCAATTGGTGGATCAGATACGCCATAATCCGGCTGTTATGAAGAACGTTACCGGGTGGAAGGAGATTCCGCCCAGGGAAGCAACCTATGGTCCCTTCCCCAGGGGCCTGCAGCCCGAATTGCTGGATGTTTTGAAAAAGAGAGACATTCATCAGTTGTACTCTCACCAGTCCAGGGCGATTGATCTGGTGCTGCAGGGAAAGAATGTTGTGGTGGTTACCCCTACGGCGTCCGGGAAAACCCTTTGCTATAATCTCCCTGTTGTCAATGAGATATTGAGGAATGACGATACCAGGGCCTTGTATTTGTTTCCCACAAAAGCACTTTCCCAGGATCAGGTCAGTGAACTGCACGGGATGCTGGATATGCTGGATCATCCCATCAAAACCTATACTTATGACGGGGATACCCCTGTCGGTGCACGGAAGGCCATCCGGCAGGCAGGGCACATTGTCGTAACCAATCCCGATATGCTTCATACCGGGATCATGCCTCATCACACCAAGTGGGTGAAGTTGTTTGAAAATCTGAAGTATGTTGTCATTGATGAAATCCATTCCTACCGCGGCGTATTTGGGAGCCACATGGCCAATGTTCTTCGCCGCCTGAACCGCATCTGCCATTTCTATGGCTCACATCCCCAGTATATCTGCTGTTCCGCCACCATAGCCAATCCAAAGGAACTGACGGAGAGAATCATTGGACAGGAAGCGGAACTGGTGGAGGAGAACGGTGCGCCCTCCGGCAGGAAGCATCTGATTTTTTACAATCCTCCGGTCGTGAACAGGCAATTGGGTATCCGCAGAAGCTCTCTTCTGGAAACGCGGAATCTTGCAGCTGACTTTTTGAAAAATGGTATACAGACCATTATTTTTACCAGGAGCCGTTTATCCGTGGAAGTATTGGTGACGTATCTGAAGAAGCTGGTGCGGGACAAGCCCGGTTCCTCCAGCCGCATCCGCGGATATCGCAGCGGTTATCTGGCAAAGGAACGGCGGGAGATTGAGCAGGGCCTTCGTGCCGGCCGGATACTGGGAGTGGTCAGCACCAATGCGCTGGAGCTGGGGATCGATATCGGAAAGCTTCAGGTATGCATTATGTGCGGTTATCCCGGCACCATAGCCAGCAGCTGGCAGCAAGCCGGACGTGCGGGACGCAGAAGCGATACTTCCGTTGCCCTGATGGTTGCCTCCGGCAATCCTCTGGATCAGTACATCATCCGGCATCCGGAGTTCTTCCTGGATTCCAGTCCGGAGCATGCGCTCATCAATCCGGATAACCTGTATATCCTGATGTCCCATATCAAGTGTGCTGCCTTTGAGCTGCCGTTTGAAGATGGAGAGACCTTTGGAACGGACACGCTGGATCCCATTCTCGCTTATCTCGAGGAGGAAAAAGTGCTTCATCATGTAGGCGGTCGGTGGCATTGGGTGGCCGATCAATTTCCTGCCAATGCCGTAAGCCTCCGCAGTGCTGCGGATGAAAATTTTGTTATCATTGATATCAGCAAGCCAAAACGCCGGGTCATCGGAGAGATGGACCGGTTCAGTGCGCCTCAGCTTCTCCATGAAGAGGCGATCTATCTTCACGAAGGAACACAGTATCAGGTGGAAGAGCTGGACTTTGAGGAGAAAAAAGCCTATGTCCGGAAAGTGGATGTGGATTATTATACCGATGCCAATCTGGCGGTTACCCTGAAGGTGCTGGATGTCTTTCAATCTGAGGAGGATGGAAAGACAGGCAGAAGCTACGGAGATGTCATGGTGACCTCCCTGGTGACCATGTTCAAGAAGATCAAATTTGATACCCATGAAAACCTGGGATGGGGACCGGTGCGGCTGCCCGAACTGGAACTGCAGACAACGGCCTATTGGGCAACATGGAATGAGATCCCTGCCGGCATCAAAAGCCAGGATGATCTGCAGAATGCACTGATGGGCATTGCCAATGTGCTGGGCCAGATTGCGCCGCTTTATCTTATGTGCGATCCCGGTGATATTCATGTGATTTACCATGTAAAGTCCCCTTTTACGAAAAAACCGACCATCTATATTTATGACAGCTGTCCCGGTGGGATCGGCTTCAGCAAACGGCTGTATGAGATGCATCTGGAGCTGTTCCGGAAGGCCTATGAATTTCTGTCCGGCTGCGGATGCGAAAATGGCTGCCCCGCATGCATCGGGCCTGCCGCCGAGGTAACGACCGACGACAAGGCACTGGCATTGACGATATTGGGAGGGATCCTGGATGATAGCCAACCTGAAGAGCAAGCTGAGGGCCATGAAGTCCGGTTCCCATCCCGGTAA